The Leucobacter chromiiresistens genome has a window encoding:
- a CDS encoding CE1759 family FMN reductase, with protein sequence MTTPFDGSVTEPAAAPTRTLAVVSAGTSDPSTTTMLANRVADAAAKIAAQRGFALQIRFVDLRALAEDVTTALVAQHVSPALQAASDIMRDADAIVASTPVYKAGASGLFTAFFQVLDNDLLIGTPVVLGATAGSARHALVVDDQLRGLFSYLRTITVPTGLFAAPDDWTSREFGKRIERAATELIALVDGGFRESVRGESWGAYQHSYGSAGGTELGIDFDSDLMKLATGGR encoded by the coding sequence ATGACCACCCCATTCGACGGTTCCGTCACCGAACCCGCAGCCGCCCCGACCCGCACCCTCGCCGTGGTGAGCGCCGGCACGAGCGACCCCTCCACCACGACGATGCTCGCGAACCGAGTCGCCGACGCGGCCGCGAAGATCGCCGCGCAGCGCGGCTTCGCACTGCAGATCAGGTTCGTCGACCTGCGCGCCCTCGCCGAGGATGTGACCACGGCGCTCGTCGCCCAGCACGTCTCGCCCGCTCTGCAGGCGGCCAGCGACATCATGCGCGACGCCGACGCCATCGTCGCATCCACCCCCGTCTACAAGGCGGGCGCGAGCGGCCTGTTCACCGCCTTCTTCCAGGTGCTCGACAACGACCTGCTCATCGGCACGCCCGTGGTGCTCGGCGCGACGGCGGGCAGCGCGCGGCACGCGCTCGTGGTCGACGATCAGCTGCGCGGGCTCTTCTCGTACCTCCGCACCATCACGGTGCCGACCGGCCTCTTCGCCGCGCCCGACGACTGGACGAGCCGGGAGTTCGGCAAGCGGATCGAACGCGCCGCGACGGAGCTGATCGCCCTCGTCGACGGCGGATTCCGCGAGTCGGTGCGCGGGGAATCGTGGGGCGCGTACCAGCACTCCTACGGCAGCGCGGGCGGCACGGAGCTCGGGATCGACTTCGACAGCGACCTCATGAAGCTCGCAACGGGCGGGCGCTGA
- a CDS encoding lytic murein transglycosylase, translating into MPAPRRYPRSPAVTGQRAVDRANDRGSAGSPRRALRYALGGFALAAVLIAAAVAVLLTGAQPVAPPVAPAAEPEAAGEPHAEADSADAPAAADDAAGDAAGADSADAPLAADPEWLARVAADTGIPKRALSAYASAALTLASEQPGCRLGWNMLAGIGSVETDHGRINGSRLLPSGQTTPRIIGVPLDGTRFIATPDTDGGAIDGDAEWDRAVGPMQFIPQTWEMFGRDGNGDGRVEIDQIDDAALSVAALLCDPGLDLTIGEHWIAALDGYNPSAAYNNDVADAAERYARYG; encoded by the coding sequence ATGCCCGCACCCCGCCGATACCCGAGATCTCCCGCCGTGACGGGCCAGCGCGCGGTCGATCGGGCGAACGATCGGGGGAGTGCGGGATCGCCGCGCCGCGCGCTTCGATACGCACTCGGAGGGTTCGCGCTCGCCGCGGTGCTGATCGCGGCCGCCGTCGCGGTGCTCCTGACGGGCGCCCAGCCCGTTGCGCCCCCCGTTGCTCCCGCTGCGGAGCCCGAGGCCGCGGGGGAGCCGCATGCGGAAGCCGACTCCGCCGATGCGCCCGCCGCCGCGGACGACGCCGCGGGTGATGCGGCCGGCGCCGATTCCGCCGATGCGCCCCTCGCCGCGGATCCGGAGTGGCTCGCCCGCGTCGCGGCCGACACGGGCATTCCGAAGCGGGCGCTGAGCGCCTATGCGAGCGCCGCGCTGACCCTCGCGAGCGAGCAGCCGGGGTGCCGCCTCGGGTGGAACATGCTCGCCGGCATTGGCAGCGTCGAAACGGATCACGGGCGCATCAACGGCTCGCGCCTGCTGCCGAGCGGGCAGACGACGCCGCGCATCATCGGCGTTCCGCTCGACGGCACTCGATTCATCGCGACTCCCGATACCGACGGCGGGGCCATCGACGGCGACGCCGAGTGGGATCGAGCGGTCGGCCCGATGCAGTTCATTCCGCAGACCTGGGAGATGTTCGGCCGCGACGGGAACGGCGATGGCCGCGTCGAGATCGACCAGATCGATGACGCGGCGCTGTCGGTGGCGGCGCTGCTCTGCGACCCCGGGCTCGATCTCACGATCGGGGAGCACTGGATCGCGGCCCTCGACGGCTACAACCCGAGTGCCGCCTACAACAACGATGTCGCGGATGCCGCCGAGCGCTACGCGCGGTACGGGTAG
- a CDS encoding energy-coupling factor transporter transmembrane component T family protein, producing MPVRQLSSAAGAGPRSAPRPRPAAAALHPATELVLLVCALVLTYGIPSPLVPVALLIAAAGVAARSPRVRFGRWIATLAALAVPMLVMVGIVQGLFYPGDDVEVLWRWGAAAVTVEGLSVALQLWLRVAAMVAVCALFAFGSDSARTFDGMIRLGMPLGIAYVCATALSLIPLLREQVSRALAARAARGWDTARLGTRVRLMPGIIAGLLTASLVQLDQRHDTLEQRGFGRARRPAELQDHRDGAAQRALRWAAPLATALLVASALTGALHLPTASELLKVLRG from the coding sequence GTGCCGGTGCGTCAGCTCAGCTCGGCGGCGGGTGCGGGGCCGCGTTCGGCTCCGCGTCCGCGGCCGGCGGCTGCAGCCCTGCACCCCGCCACCGAGCTCGTGCTGCTGGTGTGCGCGCTCGTGCTGACGTACGGCATCCCCTCGCCCCTCGTGCCGGTCGCGCTGCTCATCGCCGCGGCCGGGGTTGCAGCGCGATCCCCGCGGGTGCGCTTCGGACGGTGGATCGCGACCCTCGCGGCGCTCGCGGTGCCGATGCTCGTCATGGTCGGCATCGTGCAGGGCCTCTTCTACCCCGGAGATGACGTCGAGGTGCTGTGGCGCTGGGGGGCGGCAGCGGTGACCGTCGAGGGGCTCTCCGTCGCCCTCCAGCTCTGGCTGCGCGTCGCGGCGATGGTCGCGGTGTGCGCGCTGTTCGCGTTCGGCTCCGATTCGGCGCGCACGTTCGACGGCATGATCCGACTCGGCATGCCCCTCGGCATCGCGTACGTCTGCGCCACCGCGCTGAGCCTCATCCCGCTGCTGCGCGAGCAGGTGTCGCGGGCGCTCGCCGCGCGCGCCGCGCGCGGCTGGGACACGGCGCGCCTCGGCACGCGGGTGCGCCTCATGCCGGGCATCATCGCGGGGCTGCTGACGGCGTCGCTCGTGCAGCTCGACCAGCGGCACGACACGCTGGAGCAGCGCGGGTTCGGTCGTGCGCGGCGCCCCGCAGAGCTGCAGGATCACCGCGACGGCGCCGCGCAGCGCGCGCTCCGGTGGGCGGCGCCGCTCGCGACCGCGCTGCTCGTGGCGTCGGCGCTCACCGGTGCGCTGCACCTGCCGACGGCCTCCGAGCTGCTGAAGGTGCTGCGTGGCTGA
- a CDS encoding ATP-binding cassette domain-containing protein: protein MAEAFELSLAGAGFAFHDSEEAALSGIDLRVRAGEAVAVLGPQGSGTSTLCRLAAGLLDERGVGSGAVDAPASVAMLGEDPEAQLTGMTSFVDDEVRLPTRLSGSTRPVDVGAALHAFGMRRLLGRRLDTLSGGERQLVALTSLMTLRPALLVLDQPGLSLDPGARGLLAVALRRFCARGGAVLLAGHQHDELTAGADRVAFLRGGRLTAGPRPGALSDAVLGEHGVWSAVGGDPHREAPVRETSGRAGDARLDVRALTVSRGRSTIFADVDCRATRGEVVAVVGPNGAGKSTLLRAVAGLLDAEADVRVNGAVLVDGEHLTGMPVHRRAHRVAWVGQDPGAQLSASTVRAELDRALPLPPHRRRERAGLRAARAAEVERVLARTGLAEHANEHPYDLDPAQQKDLVIASALLLGAGVLLFDEPTLGRDLAGMRRLERVIAEVSAADVSVVLSTHDLRWAGRIAHRTLRLG from the coding sequence GTGGCTGAGGCGTTCGAGCTCTCGCTCGCGGGCGCCGGGTTCGCGTTCCACGACTCGGAGGAGGCCGCGCTCTCGGGGATCGATCTGCGCGTGCGCGCGGGCGAAGCGGTCGCGGTGCTCGGGCCCCAGGGGTCGGGCACCTCGACGCTCTGCCGTCTCGCGGCGGGGCTGCTCGACGAGCGGGGGGTCGGTTCGGGCGCGGTCGACGCCCCGGCGAGCGTCGCGATGCTCGGGGAGGATCCCGAGGCGCAGCTGACCGGGATGACGAGCTTCGTCGACGACGAGGTGCGGCTCCCCACACGGCTCTCGGGCAGCACCCGACCGGTCGACGTCGGTGCGGCGCTGCACGCGTTCGGCATGCGCCGCCTTCTCGGGCGCCGCCTCGACACGCTCTCGGGCGGCGAGCGGCAGCTAGTCGCGCTCACGAGCCTCATGACGCTGCGGCCGGCGCTACTGGTGCTCGACCAGCCGGGCCTCTCGCTCGATCCCGGGGCGCGCGGCCTGCTCGCGGTGGCGTTGCGGCGCTTCTGCGCGCGCGGCGGGGCGGTGCTGCTGGCCGGCCACCAGCACGACGAGCTGACGGCGGGGGCGGATCGCGTCGCGTTTCTGCGGGGCGGGCGTCTCACGGCCGGCCCGCGACCCGGCGCGCTCTCCGACGCGGTGCTCGGCGAGCACGGCGTGTGGAGCGCCGTCGGCGGGGATCCGCATCGGGAGGCTCCGGTCCGGGAGACCTCGGGCCGCGCGGGCGACGCGCGCCTCGATGTGCGTGCGCTCACCGTGAGCCGGGGGCGGTCGACGATCTTCGCCGATGTCGACTGCCGTGCGACGCGCGGCGAGGTGGTCGCGGTGGTCGGGCCGAACGGGGCCGGCAAGTCGACGCTGCTCCGCGCGGTCGCGGGCCTGCTCGACGCGGAGGCCGACGTGCGCGTCAACGGGGCGGTGCTCGTCGACGGGGAGCACCTGACCGGCATGCCGGTGCATCGGCGCGCGCACCGGGTCGCCTGGGTGGGGCAGGATCCCGGCGCCCAGCTCTCGGCGTCGACCGTGCGGGCCGAACTCGATCGCGCGCTGCCGCTGCCGCCGCACCGGCGCCGCGAGCGCGCGGGGCTGCGGGCCGCCCGCGCCGCGGAGGTGGAGCGCGTCTTGGCGCGGACCGGTCTCGCCGAGCACGCGAATGAGCATCCGTACGACCTCGATCCCGCTCAGCAGAAGGATCTGGTGATCGCCTCGGCGCTGCTGCTCGGGGCGGGGGTGCTGCTGTTCGACGAGCCGACGCTGGGCCGCGATCTGGCGGGCATGCGCCGCCTGGAGCGCGTGATCGCCGAGGTCTCGGCGGCGGATGTATCCGTGGTGCTCTCGACGCACGACCTGCGCTGGGCCGGGCGCATCGCCCACCGCACCCTGCGCCTCGGGTGA
- a CDS encoding CE1758 family FMN-dependent luciferase-like monooxygenase, giving the protein MEFGIFSVSDVTRDPVSGETPSEAERIRGLAEIAVHAEEVGFDVFAIGEHHNAPFFSSSPTTFLAYIAAMTKTLKLSTSTTLITTNDPVRIAEEYAMLQHLAQGRMDLMLGRGNTAPVYPWFGKDIRSALPLALDNYNLLHRLWREDVVDYDGNFRTPLQGFTSTPRPLDDVPPFVWHGSIRTPEIAEQAAYYGDGFFSNHIFAPSEHSLRLVRFYRERFEHYGHGTQQEAVVGLGGQAFMAKNSQDAVAQFRPYFNEAPVYGHGPRLEDFASQTPLTVGSPQEVIDKTLGFRDIFGDYQRQMFLIDHAGLPTKTVLEQLDLFGSEVLPVLRAEMAKDRDPRAAEAPSHASLVTAKYGDAAPRQPRPNANRGDNVTGGSPYQDSPAKQGAAFGLA; this is encoded by the coding sequence ATGGAATTCGGGATCTTCTCGGTCAGCGACGTCACCCGCGACCCGGTCTCCGGCGAAACGCCGAGCGAGGCCGAGCGCATCCGCGGGCTCGCCGAGATCGCCGTGCACGCGGAAGAGGTCGGCTTCGACGTCTTCGCGATCGGCGAGCACCACAACGCCCCCTTCTTCTCCTCGAGCCCCACCACCTTCCTCGCCTACATCGCCGCGATGACGAAGACGCTCAAGCTCTCCACGAGCACGACGCTCATCACCACCAACGACCCGGTGCGCATCGCCGAGGAGTACGCGATGCTGCAGCACCTCGCGCAGGGCCGCATGGACCTCATGCTGGGCCGCGGCAACACCGCACCGGTCTACCCCTGGTTCGGCAAGGACATCCGCTCCGCACTGCCCCTCGCGCTCGACAACTACAACCTGCTGCACCGCCTCTGGCGAGAGGACGTCGTCGACTACGACGGCAACTTCCGCACCCCGCTGCAGGGCTTCACCAGCACGCCGCGGCCGCTCGACGACGTGCCCCCGTTCGTGTGGCACGGCTCGATCCGCACCCCCGAGATCGCCGAGCAGGCCGCCTACTACGGAGACGGGTTCTTCTCGAACCACATCTTCGCCCCCTCCGAGCACTCCCTGCGCCTCGTGCGGTTCTACCGCGAGCGCTTCGAGCACTACGGCCACGGCACGCAGCAGGAGGCCGTCGTCGGCCTCGGCGGGCAGGCCTTCATGGCGAAGAACTCGCAGGACGCGGTGGCGCAGTTCCGCCCCTACTTCAACGAGGCGCCCGTCTACGGCCACGGGCCGCGGCTCGAGGACTTCGCGAGCCAGACCCCGCTGACCGTCGGCAGCCCGCAGGAGGTGATCGACAAGACGCTCGGATTCCGCGACATCTTCGGCGACTACCAGCGGCAGATGTTCCTCATCGACCACGCGGGCCTCCCCACCAAGACCGTGCTCGAGCAGCTCGACCTCTTCGGCTCCGAGGTGCTGCCCGTGCTGCGGGCCGAGATGGCGAAGGATCGCGACCCGCGGGCCGCGGAGGCGCCCTCTCACGCGAGCCTCGTCACCGCGAAGTACGGAGACGCCGCGCCGCGCCAGCCCCGCCCGAACGCCAACCGGGGAGACAATGTAACGGGTGGCTCGCCGTACCAGGACTCCCCGGCGAAGCAGGGCGCGGCCTTCGGGCTCGCCTGA
- the secE gene encoding preprotein translocase subunit SecE — translation MSSTEVEESGGLVERAKADRAAKRNWFSRIVLFIQQVIAELKKVVTPTRKELINFTLVVIAFVLIMMALVWLLDQAFGFVTVFLFGTTLG, via the coding sequence GTGAGCAGCACCGAAGTTGAGGAGAGCGGCGGCCTCGTCGAGCGCGCCAAGGCCGATCGCGCCGCGAAGCGCAACTGGTTCAGCCGCATCGTCCTCTTCATCCAGCAGGTCATCGCAGAGCTGAAGAAGGTCGTCACCCCGACCCGCAAGGAGCTCATCAACTTCACCCTCGTGGTGATCGCCTTCGTGTTGATCATGATGGCGCTGGTGTGGCTACTCGATCAGGCGTTCGGATTCGTGACGGTCTTCCTATTCGGAACGACGCTCGGCTGA
- a CDS encoding MarR family winged helix-turn-helix transcriptional regulator, which yields MDQPARIDVRLANEAWESVMSAHSALMHTFAAEHMWSEISMREYDVLYTLAKHDAPMRMCDVQSGVLLSQPALSRMVERLATRDLIAREPDPNDGRAVLLSLTPAGRGLQQQVGRAHAKSVARQLGAALTPQEMQDLRSLAGKLTGGGGAA from the coding sequence ATGGATCAGCCCGCTCGTATCGATGTGCGCCTCGCCAACGAGGCGTGGGAGTCGGTGATGTCGGCCCACTCGGCGCTCATGCACACCTTCGCCGCCGAGCACATGTGGTCCGAGATCAGCATGCGCGAGTACGACGTGCTCTACACCCTCGCCAAGCACGACGCCCCCATGCGCATGTGCGACGTGCAGAGCGGCGTGCTGCTCAGCCAGCCCGCGCTCTCGCGCATGGTGGAGCGGCTCGCGACCCGCGATCTGATCGCGCGCGAACCCGACCCGAACGACGGCCGCGCCGTGCTGCTGAGCCTCACCCCTGCGGGCCGCGGCCTGCAGCAGCAGGTGGGGCGGGCGCACGCGAAGAGCGTCGCCCGTCAGCTCGGCGCCGCACTCACCCCCCAGGAGATGCAGGATCTGCGCAGCCTCGCCGGCAAGCTGACCGGCGGGGGCGGCGCGGCCTGA
- a CDS encoding pyridoxal phosphate-dependent aminotransferase, giving the protein MSHISRLSKKISAIAESATLKVDAKAKALQAEGRPVISYAAGEPDFSTPEHIVAAARSALDDPKNFRYTAAAGLPDLKRAIADKTARDSGWAVDPSQVVVTNGGKQAVYQAFQVLLDPGDEVLLPAPYWTTYPEAIQLADGVPVEVFAGAEQHYKVTVDQLEAARTERTKVLLFVSPSNPTGAVYSPEETRAIGEWAESHGLWIIADEIYQNLTYDGVRAVSIVEAVPALQERTILVNGVAKTYAMTGWRLGWMVAPADIVKGASNLQSHLTSNVNNIAQRAAIAALTGPQEPIEEMRQAFDRRRKLIVAELNRVPGFACPTPEGAFYAYVDVTAALGKTYRGVTPETSLELADLILSEAEVAAVPGEAFGPSGYLRFSYALGDEALVEGVRRIQALLGE; this is encoded by the coding sequence GTGAGCCACATCTCCCGTTTATCAAAGAAGATCTCCGCAATCGCCGAGTCGGCGACGCTCAAGGTCGACGCGAAGGCGAAAGCCCTGCAGGCCGAGGGCCGTCCGGTCATCAGCTACGCGGCAGGCGAGCCCGATTTCTCGACCCCGGAGCACATCGTCGCGGCCGCTCGCAGCGCGCTCGACGACCCGAAGAACTTCCGCTATACGGCGGCCGCCGGCCTGCCCGACCTGAAGCGCGCGATCGCCGACAAGACCGCTCGCGATTCGGGCTGGGCCGTCGACCCGTCGCAGGTCGTCGTGACCAACGGCGGCAAGCAGGCCGTCTACCAGGCGTTCCAGGTGCTGCTCGATCCGGGTGACGAGGTGCTCCTGCCCGCGCCGTACTGGACGACGTACCCCGAGGCGATCCAGCTCGCCGACGGCGTGCCCGTCGAGGTGTTCGCCGGCGCCGAGCAGCACTACAAGGTGACCGTCGATCAGCTCGAGGCCGCGCGCACCGAGCGCACGAAGGTGCTGCTCTTCGTGTCGCCCTCCAACCCGACCGGCGCCGTCTACTCCCCCGAGGAGACCCGCGCCATCGGCGAGTGGGCCGAATCGCACGGCCTCTGGATCATCGCCGACGAGATCTACCAGAACCTGACCTACGACGGCGTGCGCGCCGTCTCCATCGTCGAGGCCGTTCCCGCACTGCAGGAGCGCACCATCCTCGTCAACGGCGTCGCGAAGACGTACGCCATGACCGGCTGGCGGCTCGGCTGGATGGTGGCGCCCGCCGACATCGTCAAGGGCGCGTCGAACCTGCAGTCGCACCTCACCTCCAACGTCAACAACATCGCCCAGCGAGCCGCCATCGCCGCGCTCACCGGGCCGCAGGAGCCCATCGAGGAGATGCGCCAGGCGTTCGACCGCCGCCGCAAGCTCATCGTCGCCGAGCTCAACCGGGTGCCGGGCTTCGCCTGCCCGACCCCCGAGGGCGCGTTCTACGCCTACGTCGACGTCACCGCCGCACTCGGCAAGACGTATCGCGGGGTCACCCCGGAGACGTCGCTCGAACTCGCCGACCTCATCCTCTCGGAGGCCGAGGTCGCAGCGGTTCCCGGCGAAGCCTTCGGGCCGAGCGGATACCTGCGCTTCAGCTACGCCCTGGGCGACGAGGCGCTGGTCGAGGGCGTGCGCCGCATTCAGGCGCTGCTCGGCGAGTAG